The sequence below is a genomic window from Chanos chanos chromosome 16, fChaCha1.1, whole genome shotgun sequence.
ACCTGCAGGGACAACCAGAATCAGACTAGACAGTGCCGAAGGACCTGTACAAGCAGGAGGATGCCAGCTTGGCAGTTACCCATCCACAAGGAGGTCCCAACGAGGTACGCTTTCAGAGCTGGGGGTAGATGTCGCCCAACAGTCACCCAAGGTCAGGACAAGATTGGGATCGGTCCTCTCCAAAACACGCACTTCCGCATACACTGGTTCCCGTAGGACCTTTGTGACTGGGTAGTCAGCGTCACTGTAGTACGAGGTATATGCTGCGTCGCCTGTGGAAATTTGGGAGGGGTCGGCACATCATTTGTGTCAAGAACAGGCTTGCAAGAGCATGGTGACAGGTCTGGTGAGGCTCACCTTCCACGCATCCCTTTGCGAAGCATTCACCATTCGCCAGCCTCAGTTCCACTCGTAGGGGGCCAGGGGCAGCCACCGGAGGGGGTGGAGGAACTGTGTTGACCTCAATAACCAGGGCCTCAACCGCAGTACCAGAATACCTGCACTGGAAGAGAAGCCTAGACACAAAAGGCAACCATTAGCCGAGAGCCTGCAGAATAAGCGTCCCCCTGTGCATGAAACACTTACTCGAAATGGCTGTCCCTGGTGATGGAGCCGAGGGGGCCGACCCCCACTTCGTAGGAAGAGGACATGATGTTCTCATAGACGATGTAGTCGTCACCTTCCTCCTGCAAAAGGAAATTTGCTTTGTACCATGAGGGCTTCCATGCAAGCTCAGTTAGAAGAACAGGATACCAACCATCATGGTGGTCCCACACGCTGTGACGGGGAACTGGAATATGGCAAAGGCTGCAGTGGTGCCAAGAGGACTGCAGGGGGCATCACTTCCACCCAACAAGCTGATGGAATCCAAACTGAGCTCAGGTAATGTGGCATCCCTGGCTACCACCACCACAAACTGACCATCCCTGGTACACTGCACGGTCACTGGTTGCAAAAATAGTGGTTTAAGAAACACCCCACATGGTTACGATGGTACGGGTCACAAAGACATTACCCAAAACACATTAGTGTCTTACCTGCCTTCCCATAATAGCATTTCCGGCCATCAAAACAGCAGTTTATAGATTCACACTCAGCAGCAGTAATGTCAGGTTCACCACAATGCACCTTATCAAAGTCATCCACGTCACACCTCTGGAACGGTTCAGCCTTAAGTGGCAGTGGCTGCTTTGGCTCGTATCTCTGTGGGGCAGATTGCTGTTggaact
It includes:
- the LOC115829900 gene encoding zona pellucida sperm-binding protein 4-like; this encodes MARVWHSIGVVAICVCFSAVCNAVPWWSGAEKPQTPASQMSQQQQQQFQQQSAPQRYEPKQPLPLKAEPFQRCDVDDFDKVHCGEPDITAAECESINCCFDGRKCYYGKAVTVQCTRDGQFVVVVARDATLPELSLDSISLLGGSDAPCSPLGTTAAFAIFQFPVTACGTTMMEEGDDYIVYENIMSSSYEVGVGPLGSITRDSHFELLFQCRYSGTAVEALVIEVNTVPPPPPVAAPGPLRVELRLANGECFAKGCVEGDAAYTSYYSDADYPVTKVLREPVYAEVRVLERTDPNLVLTLGDCWATSTPSSESVPRWDLLVDGCPYRDDRYLTNLIPVDGSSGLQFPSHYKRFVLKMFTFVDPESLVPLQEQVFIHCNTAVCSPSANQSCEKQCGRQRRHADAVKGAAQETLVSSKGVIFIP